In Stomoxys calcitrans chromosome 2, idStoCalc2.1, whole genome shotgun sequence, the following proteins share a genomic window:
- the LOC106083777 gene encoding COMM domain-containing protein 5 — translation MSTNFRYTVVKTIRPYVKFFPQLTKPVMRVLIQVSFHYIESSKCSPEVLDLALNKLTHAGHTIPENFCELFAAILQIMQIFLRTPVKQDELKDCLKQDLRFSDECVEDLAKVLHNHRSSLTKNFIEAKMLRSCAKNLQWRINISLTQGIPRGPSSSSASKKTAGGGVAVVTPTIILHFQLSDGRYRTLELPLAMFHRLRYNIAVLLSEMQSLQQRAVMKKF, via the exons ATGTCTACTAATTTCCGCTACACAGTTGTTAAGACTATTCGTCCATATGTGAAGTTCTTTCCACAACTTACCAAGCCTGTGATGCGGGTACTCATCCAAGTGTCTTTTCATTACATTGAGAGCAGTAAATGTTCCCCGGAGGTATTGGATTTGGCTTTAAACAAACTGACACATGCCGGCCACACCATACCGGAGAATTTTTGTGAGCTTTTTGCTGCTATTTTGCAAATAATGCAAATATTTCTGAGGACACCCGTTAAGCAGGACGAGTTAAAGGATTGCCTGAAACAGGATTTGAG ATTTAGCGATGAGTGTGTGGAAGACTTGGCAAAAGTTTTACACAACCATAGGTCATCGTTGACCAAGAACTTTATTGAAGCCAAGATGTTGCGTTCGTGTGCCAAGAACCTACAGTGGCGCATCAATATCTCCCTAACACAAGG tatACCTCGAGGGCCTTCGTCTTCCTCCGCGTCAAAGAAAACAGCTGGCGGTGGAGTAGCTGTTGTTACACCCACCATCATCTTGCATTTCCAGTTATCAGATGGCCGATATCGTACACTAGAACTGCCTTTGGCAATGTTTCACCGCCTGCGATACAATATTGCCGTTCTTCTAAGCGAAATGCAATCCTTGCAACAACGTGcggttatgaaaaaattttaa